In a single window of the Anaerotruncus rubiinfantis genome:
- a CDS encoding TRAP transporter small permease, giving the protein MEKRPFYNRIEEFIMIALLAAIVVILFFSVITRYVFNFTFSWAEEISRFFLVWAMCAGISWAGYVGQHLVVDALATAFHKKAPNLESGIFWIGDFLNVLFGAYMAYRLWIISETVMKSNQVFTSMPWLPKWLMYFAGVLGMSGMCIRIIQRRAELLLNKKKEAK; this is encoded by the coding sequence ATGGAAAAACGCCCCTTTTACAACAGGATCGAAGAATTCATTATGATAGCGCTTTTGGCAGCTATCGTGGTGATCCTTTTTTTCAGCGTGATCACACGCTACGTTTTTAACTTTACCTTTTCGTGGGCCGAGGAAATCTCCCGTTTCTTCTTGGTGTGGGCCATGTGCGCCGGCATCAGTTGGGCGGGTTATGTCGGCCAGCACCTTGTGGTCGACGCTCTGGCCACAGCCTTTCACAAAAAAGCCCCCAATCTGGAATCCGGGATTTTCTGGATCGGAGATTTCCTGAACGTCCTATTCGGCGCTTATATGGCCTATCGGCTTTGGATTATCTCGGAAACGGTGATGAAATCCAACCAGGTTTTCACCTCCATGCCCTGGCTGCCGAAGTGGCTGATGTATTTTGCCGGCGTGCTCGGCATGAGCGGCATGTGCATCCGGATTATTCAGCGGCGAGCCGAACTGCTGTTGAATAAAAAAAAGGAGGCGAAATAA
- a CDS encoding biotin-independent malonate decarboxylase subunit beta — MRYSDIQAQSFLNSTARIRVIGLVDEGSFTELAGPQDKITSPHLPALNEAVAFDDGVVTGVGLVKDRPIFVISQEGRFIGGAVGEVHGAKMVGIFRLALAAYDRAKQNHPEDLERYRPAIVISFETGGVRLHEANAGLLAHAEIMDLIQDTKGKLPVISIIGSKVGCFGGMGFVAAATDVIVMSPQGRLGLTGPEVIEQEMGREEFDASDKSLISRTTGGKHKYIMRDCNRLVEDRVGAFRECLCALLEEPYDTLCGCRRIGSRELVREQMRLVALAAEQNPSDAQDVWRYYGNEHPEQIPEMDVPAFLESVRRRPREVD; from the coding sequence ATGCGTTATTCGGATATTCAGGCACAGAGCTTTTTGAATTCCACCGCCCGCATCCGCGTGATTGGGCTTGTCGACGAGGGGAGTTTCACCGAGCTGGCCGGACCGCAGGATAAAATTACAAGCCCGCACCTACCCGCTTTAAATGAGGCGGTTGCTTTTGACGACGGGGTTGTGACCGGTGTCGGCTTGGTGAAAGATCGCCCGATTTTTGTGATTTCCCAGGAGGGACGCTTCATTGGCGGTGCAGTCGGAGAAGTGCATGGGGCAAAAATGGTGGGGATTTTCCGTCTTGCTTTGGCCGCCTATGATCGAGCAAAGCAAAACCATCCGGAGGATCTGGAGCGGTACCGTCCCGCAATCGTCATCTCCTTTGAAACCGGCGGCGTCCGGCTGCACGAGGCAAACGCCGGCCTTTTGGCGCATGCGGAAATCATGGACTTGATTCAGGACACCAAAGGAAAGCTTCCTGTCATTTCCATTATCGGGAGCAAAGTGGGCTGCTTCGGGGGCATGGGTTTTGTTGCCGCAGCAACAGATGTAATCGTTATGAGCCCTCAGGGACGGCTAGGCTTAACTGGTCCCGAGGTGATTGAGCAGGAGATGGGAAGAGAAGAATTTGACGCCTCGGACAAATCCTTGATCTCCCGCACGACAGGTGGAAAACACAAATATATCATGCGGGACTGTAACCGTCTGGTGGAGGACCGCGTCGGAGCTTTCCGGGAATGCCTTTGCGCACTTTTGGAGGAACCTTACGATACGCTGTGCGGCTGCCGCAGGATCGGTTCCCGCGAACTGGTCCGGGAACAGATGCGTCTGGTAGCCTTGGCGGCGGAACAAAACCCCTCCGATGCGCAGGACGTGTGGCGGTATTATGGAAACGAACATCCGGAACAGATCCCCGAAATGGATGTTCCAGCGTTTCTGGAATCTGTCCGGCGCAGGCCGCGGGAGGTGGATTGA
- a CDS encoding SGNH/GDSL hydrolase family protein — protein MISVQNIGTALEKNDLNEAVSLLSQLCAIQQEELAMLKSWNPLYGKRIYFLGSSWTYGMACDGKDNFAMRIARKNHMEYVNESVSTTTFVLRDGRTDSYYERADRFPDARPDYVLIQLSSNDARHTDAPVGHAAGFYLENPRVGQAFDTHTIAGAMEATISKLMARWPGTKFAWYTGFRGPVLDSEKARERCGQTYRLLMEEIAPKWGTPVCDLTCCLGLNTFMPGNNTLLTKGDGQHCLTPGYAAWETAIDAFLKTL, from the coding sequence ATGATTTCTGTTCAGAATATCGGCACGGCACTCGAAAAGAACGATCTGAACGAGGCTGTGTCCCTGTTGTCACAACTGTGCGCGATCCAGCAGGAAGAGCTGGCAATGCTCAAATCATGGAATCCTTTGTACGGAAAAAGAATCTATTTTCTAGGTTCTTCCTGGACCTACGGCATGGCCTGCGATGGGAAGGATAACTTTGCGATGCGCATTGCACGCAAAAACCATATGGAATATGTCAACGAATCGGTCAGCACCACCACCTTTGTTCTGCGCGACGGGCGAACCGATAGCTATTATGAACGCGCGGACCGTTTTCCTGACGCGCGGCCAGACTATGTGCTTATCCAGCTGTCGTCCAATGACGCGCGCCACACTGACGCGCCCGTGGGCCACGCTGCCGGCTTCTATCTGGAGAATCCGCGGGTGGGTCAGGCATTCGACACTCACACCATTGCGGGCGCGATGGAAGCTACCATCTCCAAGCTGATGGCTCGCTGGCCCGGTACAAAATTTGCCTGGTACACAGGGTTTCGCGGCCCTGTTTTGGATTCGGAGAAGGCGCGTGAACGCTGCGGCCAAACTTACAGGCTGTTGATGGAGGAGATCGCACCTAAATGGGGTACTCCCGTTTGTGATTTGACGTGCTGCCTGGGACTGAACACCTTTATGCCAGGTAACAATACGCTGCTCACAAAGGGTGACGGACAGCACTGTCTGACGCCAGGTTATGCCGCATGGGAAACCGCCATCGACGCATTTCTCAAGACACTGTAA
- a CDS encoding TRAP transporter large permease codes for MLATLLTVMLVTALLTVPIGSAIGMGCLAAFLFMPNGEAMSTMLSQTIVTAIDNYSMLSMPFFMMVGTLMARGGLAKKLIKVADVLTCKMPGGLGMAAVVSCMFFAAISGSGPATCATIGGIMIEAMREQGYDETYAGCLCGAGSTIGPVIPPSIPMITYGVAIGVSISDMFMGGIVPGVLMGVALMLYNYFVSKKRGYKSADKKNYSAREVLSILKDGFPALLMPIIILGGIYSGIFTATEASVVGVAYAVIVSGFIYHSLSFKDFCTATLDAGIASAAIFFTFGVANMFARILSMNNVAQIISDAILSITDSRFVIMLILNILLIIIGMFVNTNSAIVLFGPIMVTIAAAVGVNSLAFGIIMVTNLCIGMVTPPVGSCFYISQKLSHSTFDKQIKELWPPVLCLYAVVILLSCFPQIITFLPDLLR; via the coding sequence ATGCTTGCTACCTTATTGACCGTAATGCTGGTGACTGCCCTTCTGACGGTGCCCATCGGCAGCGCCATCGGCATGGGATGCCTGGCCGCATTTCTGTTTATGCCCAACGGCGAAGCGATGTCCACGATGCTCAGTCAGACGATCGTCACCGCCATCGATAACTACAGCATGCTTTCGATGCCGTTCTTTATGATGGTCGGCACACTGATGGCCCGCGGCGGCCTTGCCAAAAAGCTCATTAAGGTGGCCGACGTGCTCACCTGCAAAATGCCCGGCGGCCTTGGGATGGCGGCGGTTGTATCCTGTATGTTTTTTGCGGCCATTTCCGGTTCGGGTCCCGCTACCTGCGCCACCATCGGAGGCATCATGATCGAAGCCATGCGCGAGCAGGGCTATGATGAGACCTATGCAGGCTGCCTGTGCGGCGCCGGTTCCACCATCGGCCCGGTCATCCCGCCCAGCATCCCGATGATTACCTACGGCGTCGCCATCGGCGTTTCAATTTCCGACATGTTTATGGGCGGCATCGTCCCCGGCGTTCTCATGGGCGTTGCGCTGATGCTCTACAACTATTTCGTCTCCAAAAAACGCGGTTATAAGAGCGCGGACAAAAAAAACTACAGCGCGCGCGAAGTGCTGTCCATCCTGAAGGACGGTTTCCCGGCGCTGCTGATGCCCATTATCATCCTGGGCGGAATCTATTCCGGTATCTTTACGGCCACCGAGGCCTCTGTCGTGGGTGTGGCCTATGCGGTGATCGTCAGCGGTTTTATCTATCATTCCCTGTCCTTTAAGGACTTCTGCACGGCAACGTTGGACGCGGGTATCGCCTCCGCCGCCATCTTCTTTACGTTCGGCGTGGCCAACATGTTCGCCCGCATCCTCTCGATGAATAATGTGGCTCAGATAATCAGTGACGCGATCCTTTCCATCACCGATTCCCGCTTTGTCATTATGCTTATTCTGAACATTCTGCTGATCATCATCGGCATGTTCGTCAACACAAACTCCGCTATTGTTCTGTTTGGTCCGATCATGGTCACTATCGCGGCGGCGGTTGGCGTCAACTCTCTGGCATTCGGTATCATCATGGTTACCAACCTGTGCATCGGTATGGTGACGCCACCGGTGGGCAGCTGCTTCTATATCTCCCAAAAGCTGTCGCACTCCACTTTTGACAAACAGATTAAGGAACTGTGGCCGCCGGTGCTCTGTTTATATGCAGTGGTCATTTTGCTCAGCTGTTTCCCACAAATCATTACCTTCTTGCCAGATCTTCTGCGATGA
- a CDS encoding biotin/lipoyl-containing protein — MEIKTRVPSIVEEILVKEGDQVAAKTVLAKVEAMKMSQAIPCPIDGVVTEIKVEKGDRIRAGAVLMIVE; from the coding sequence ATGGAAATCAAAACGAGAGTGCCCAGCATTGTGGAAGAAATTTTAGTAAAAGAAGGAGATCAGGTTGCCGCGAAAACCGTCCTTGCAAAGGTGGAGGCCATGAAAATGTCCCAGGCGATCCCCTGCCCAATTGACGGCGTGGTCACTGAAATCAAGGTCGAAAAAGGTGATCGCATTCGCGCCGGAGCAGTGTTGATGATCGTCGAATGA
- the mdcA gene encoding malonate decarboxylase subunit alpha, whose protein sequence is MQEAGSWDQIQQDTLARLQCARQVAGKEKVVAARDTVRLLEAVLRPGDKVNLEGNNQKQADFLAEQLCRVDPKKVYGLHMVQSSISLDSHIKLFQKGIAEKIDFSYAGAQAGQLAEAIKSGLVKLGDIHTYLELFGRYFMDLIPRVSLTAAYQADREGNLYTGSNTEDTPVIVEATKFRQGIVIVQVNEIVDHLPRVDIPADWVDFVIQSPRPFYLEPLFTRDPALITEAQILRAMMAIKGIYAEYGVQTVNHGIGFDTAAIELLLPTYGEQLGLKGKICSAFSLNPHPTLIPAIESGWVKNIYCFGGELGMEEYVKARPDIFFVGPDGSPRSNRTYAQIAGHYAVDMFIGGTLQIDEDGNSSTATANRIAGFGGAPNMGCDPKGRRHASKAWLKCGEESGMREQLIGQMPRGKRLVVQLQETFREKMAPGFVERLDAWDLMKNAGLSAPPVMIYGDDLTHIVTEEGIAYLHRCRSLEERRAAIRAVAGFTDVGLKAKPEETKLLRERGIVKTPQDLGIDPAQANRKLLAAQNIHDLVNWSGGLYQPPGKFKNW, encoded by the coding sequence ATGCAGGAAGCAGGTTCCTGGGATCAGATCCAGCAGGACACCTTGGCGCGGCTGCAGTGTGCAAGGCAGGTGGCGGGTAAAGAAAAGGTGGTTGCCGCGCGCGACACCGTCCGTCTTTTAGAAGCTGTGCTGCGTCCCGGCGATAAAGTGAATCTGGAAGGGAACAATCAGAAACAGGCGGACTTTCTCGCAGAGCAGCTCTGCCGGGTCGATCCCAAGAAGGTATACGGCTTACATATGGTGCAGTCCTCTATTTCCCTGGACAGCCATATCAAGCTGTTTCAAAAAGGGATTGCGGAAAAGATCGATTTTTCCTATGCGGGTGCTCAGGCGGGACAGCTCGCGGAAGCAATCAAAAGCGGACTGGTAAAGTTGGGGGATATCCACACCTATCTGGAGCTTTTCGGCCGGTATTTTATGGATTTGATTCCGCGAGTTTCCCTAACCGCTGCCTATCAGGCCGACAGGGAAGGTAATTTATATACCGGCTCCAATACGGAGGATACACCCGTAATCGTAGAGGCGACAAAGTTCCGGCAAGGCATCGTTATCGTGCAGGTGAATGAAATCGTGGATCACCTGCCCCGAGTTGATATTCCTGCAGATTGGGTGGATTTTGTAATCCAGTCGCCGCGTCCGTTCTATCTGGAACCTCTGTTCACACGTGACCCAGCACTCATCACAGAGGCCCAGATCCTGCGCGCCATGATGGCCATCAAGGGCATTTATGCTGAATACGGCGTACAGACGGTCAATCACGGCATCGGCTTTGACACCGCCGCTATCGAGTTGTTGCTACCTACCTATGGAGAACAGCTCGGGCTAAAGGGAAAGATCTGTTCCGCCTTTTCACTGAACCCCCACCCCACCCTAATCCCCGCGATCGAAAGCGGCTGGGTAAAAAACATCTACTGTTTCGGTGGCGAACTCGGCATGGAAGAATATGTGAAAGCGCGTCCCGATATTTTTTTTGTCGGTCCCGACGGATCCCCCCGCTCCAACCGTACCTACGCGCAGATCGCGGGCCACTATGCCGTGGATATGTTTATCGGAGGGACGCTGCAGATCGATGAGGACGGCAACAGCTCCACTGCCACGGCAAACCGCATCGCCGGCTTTGGGGGCGCTCCGAATATGGGATGTGATCCGAAAGGCCGCCGTCACGCCTCTAAAGCGTGGCTGAAATGCGGAGAAGAAAGCGGTATGCGCGAACAGCTTATCGGACAGATGCCGCGGGGAAAACGGCTGGTTGTACAGCTTCAGGAAACCTTCCGAGAAAAAATGGCCCCCGGCTTTGTGGAACGGCTTGACGCGTGGGATCTCATGAAGAACGCCGGTCTTTCGGCGCCGCCTGTCATGATCTATGGCGACGACTTGACCCACATTGTGACCGAGGAGGGCATCGCCTACCTGCACCGCTGCCGCAGCCTTGAGGAGCGCCGCGCCGCGATCCGCGCGGTGGCGGGCTTCACTGACGTCGGCCTGAAGGCAAAGCCGGAGGAGACGAAACTGCTCCGCGAACGCGGCATCGTAAAGACCCCGCAGGACCTAGGGATCGATCCGGCGCAGGCAAACCGAAAACTCTTGGCCGCGCAGAATATTCATGACCTTGTCAATTGGTCAGGCGGTTTATATCAACCACCCGGAAAATTCAAAAACTGGTAG
- the mdcE gene encoding biotin-independent malonate decarboxylase subunit gamma encodes MEETMIGRGRDAIQMIVDDGSFFENTVGTERFDPDYGSGAVVGTACVGQTTVTMIANDAEAVSDRFPVVYFGVIGMEEAYKMALAVYATIDADKDKPISEKRPFVLVVDTPGNAPGKVEEIFGMNKATGAYQLALAQARKCGHPIVAIVIGRAISGAFLCHGLQADHILALPKQFGTVIHVMPLSSISRITKIDIEQLEELSVDSPVFASGVEFFYRLGGIEEIVPSPEEMSAVIARHIAEIRFCKENGQNEKTGPCGRGLLGAERKGRIARPMVLAKMKEEFCKVAGQYLK; translated from the coding sequence ATGGAAGAGACAATGATCGGGCGCGGCCGCGATGCGATCCAAATGATCGTTGACGACGGCAGCTTCTTTGAAAACACGGTTGGGACGGAGCGCTTTGATCCCGATTATGGCTCTGGCGCGGTGGTTGGGACCGCATGTGTCGGTCAGACAACAGTGACCATGATTGCAAATGACGCGGAGGCGGTCAGCGACCGATTCCCTGTGGTTTATTTTGGCGTAATCGGTATGGAGGAAGCATATAAAATGGCCTTGGCGGTATATGCAACCATTGATGCTGATAAGGACAAGCCCATCTCGGAAAAACGCCCATTTGTGCTGGTCGTCGACACGCCGGGAAACGCACCCGGCAAGGTGGAGGAAATTTTCGGCATGAATAAGGCGACCGGCGCTTATCAACTTGCGCTGGCACAGGCTCGTAAATGCGGACATCCCATCGTTGCAATCGTGATCGGTCGGGCAATCAGCGGCGCGTTTCTCTGTCACGGATTGCAAGCAGATCATATTCTTGCTCTCCCAAAACAGTTCGGCACAGTGATCCATGTCATGCCTTTGAGCAGCATCTCCAGAATTACTAAGATTGATATTGAGCAGTTGGAAGAACTCTCTGTGGACAGCCCCGTATTCGCATCTGGCGTGGAATTTTTTTACCGATTGGGCGGTATCGAAGAAATTGTCCCATCTCCGGAAGAAATGTCCGCTGTAATTGCCCGGCACATCGCAGAAATCCGCTTCTGCAAGGAAAATGGGCAGAACGAAAAAACCGGTCCCTGCGGGCGGGGCTTGCTGGGAGCCGAACGCAAGGGACGGATTGCCCGCCCGATGGTCCTCGCAAAGATGAAGGAGGAGTTTTGCAAAGTGGCGGGGCAGTATCTGAAATGA
- a CDS encoding TRAP transporter substrate-binding protein, translating to MKKNLFALLLALSLVLSLVACGGSSAPAASSAPAASSAPAAPAESTAPASGEADYTQGDPVIIKFCTTTAENQPSAHFGKTLQARLDELTGGRIKVEVYFNSEMGKAAELLEGLQLGTVEMTVSTSANLGGFTDAVSLLDLPYLFSCGEAATEAMDGEVGDEILAELESSGFHGLGWVTGNTKLWRLLTANKEIHVPSDLGGIKLRVMNNAIHETTWNTLGASAIPMAFSELYSSLQNGTVDAQENPWGQIQGSKLYEVQKYIIKTEHSYDFSPILISKVFWEGLSPADQELIQTVVDEIIPEERVYTDELQDMAEKEATDYGCTVIELTDEEKAQWVELGRSIYDQFADKAGQDRIDKCIEISAKYA from the coding sequence ATGAAAAAGAATCTTTTTGCTCTTTTACTGGCTCTTTCCTTGGTTCTGTCCCTGGTTGCCTGCGGAGGCTCCAGTGCACCCGCAGCTTCCAGCGCGCCCGCAGCCTCCAGTGCTCCGGCGGCTCCCGCCGAATCCACTGCTCCCGCCTCCGGTGAGGCTGACTACACCCAGGGCGACCCCGTAATCATCAAGTTCTGCACAACCACTGCGGAGAACCAGCCCAGCGCGCACTTCGGAAAAACCCTGCAGGCGCGCCTGGACGAACTGACCGGTGGACGCATCAAAGTGGAGGTTTATTTCAACTCCGAAATGGGCAAGGCCGCTGAGCTGCTGGAAGGCCTGCAACTGGGCACCGTTGAAATGACCGTTTCGACCTCCGCCAACCTGGGCGGCTTCACCGACGCCGTTTCCCTGCTCGACCTGCCGTACCTCTTCAGCTGCGGTGAAGCCGCAACCGAAGCGATGGATGGCGAAGTGGGCGACGAAATCTTGGCTGAACTGGAGTCCAGCGGCTTCCACGGGCTGGGCTGGGTCACCGGCAACACAAAGCTTTGGCGTCTGCTCACCGCCAACAAGGAGATCCATGTGCCCTCCGATCTCGGCGGCATCAAGCTGCGCGTCATGAATAACGCCATCCATGAAACCACCTGGAACACCCTCGGCGCCTCCGCCATCCCCATGGCGTTCAGCGAGCTGTACAGCAGCCTGCAGAACGGCACGGTGGACGCGCAGGAAAACCCCTGGGGACAGATCCAGGGCAGCAAGCTCTACGAAGTGCAGAAGTACATCATCAAAACTGAACACAGCTACGACTTTTCGCCGATCCTGATTTCCAAGGTTTTCTGGGAAGGACTGTCCCCCGCGGATCAGGAACTGATCCAGACCGTCGTGGATGAGATCATCCCCGAAGAGCGCGTTTATACCGATGAACTGCAGGATATGGCGGAAAAAGAAGCGACCGATTACGGCTGCACCGTCATCGAACTGACCGACGAGGAGAAAGCCCAGTGGGTCGAGCTTGGCCGCAGCATCTATGACCAGTTTGCCGATAAGGCTGGCCAGGACCGCATCGACAAATGCATTGAGATCAGCGCCAAGTACGCCTGA
- a CDS encoding AEC family transporter: protein MNSFQTSLSAILPIFIFMALGVLLRKIKMLGVPTLNQLNVLAFKIFLSVSLYYNICTADIATVFDGKLLAFALLSQLAVLMIALLFALPSERTKKRRGALAHGIFHTNFVIFGTLIGTALCGEGNLGSISLLIATVVPAQNVLSVILLELYREGGKLNSKKIFGGIIKNPYVIAALLGFATQLLGVHYPPVLLNIFRDIGRCATPVALIVMGGLFNFGAIHQNLKSICIGTFTRLIAVPSIMVPIAVWIGFRGADMVGLMCIFIAPCATSSFTLASVMDSDADLTAQLVLFTSIFSLATIFCWIFGLSQIGVLV, encoded by the coding sequence GTGAACAGTTTTCAAACCTCCTTAAGCGCGATACTCCCCATCTTTATTTTTATGGCTCTGGGCGTTTTGCTTCGGAAGATCAAAATGCTGGGCGTGCCGACGCTGAACCAGCTCAATGTACTTGCATTTAAAATTTTTCTGTCGGTTTCTTTATATTACAACATCTGCACGGCAGATATCGCCACGGTCTTTGACGGGAAGCTGCTGGCCTTCGCACTGCTCTCACAGCTTGCAGTGCTTATGATCGCGCTGCTGTTCGCCCTGCCGTCCGAACGTACCAAAAAACGGCGCGGCGCCCTAGCACATGGGATCTTCCACACCAACTTCGTCATTTTCGGCACCCTCATCGGAACCGCGCTGTGCGGGGAGGGCAATCTGGGGAGCATATCCCTCCTGATCGCCACCGTTGTCCCCGCCCAAAACGTCCTCTCCGTGATCCTGCTGGAATTGTATCGGGAGGGCGGAAAACTGAACTCCAAAAAGATCTTCGGCGGCATCATCAAAAACCCCTATGTGATTGCCGCGCTGCTGGGCTTTGCGACACAATTGTTGGGGGTACATTATCCCCCTGTGCTGCTCAATATTTTCCGGGACATTGGCCGGTGTGCCACACCTGTTGCCCTGATCGTCATGGGTGGGCTCTTCAACTTCGGTGCCATACACCAAAATCTGAAGTCAATCTGTATTGGAACTTTCACGCGGTTAATTGCCGTGCCGTCGATCATGGTTCCCATCGCGGTTTGGATAGGATTTCGCGGAGCCGATATGGTTGGGTTGATGTGTATCTTTATCGCTCCCTGCGCAACCTCATCTTTCACTTTGGCCAGCGTTATGGACTCCGACGCGGACTTGACTGCGCAATTGGTTTTGTTCACCTCTATTTTTTCATTGGCTACCATTTTCTGCTGGATTTTTGGCCTGAGTCAAATCGGGGTGCTGGTATAG
- the mdcG gene encoding malonate decarboxylase holo-[acyl-carrier-protein] synthase, which produces MNFCRHDLLFLTEQGRKTAWENRFIPNTEDREPWEQFSNIPAIFRTQRTKTPADWVDVGFSYPLRRNGARYRIAASVPRMEVIRRITPWEISAPVQSGGMPALILAWTLQETAASMGIRIGFFGSAALQIVTGEAYLHPDSDLDLLLDRAPPQQLQAYLKLAQIAERRMRGRTDIELHIGNGQFIKLKELFQEQKTILVKSSQGPTLVSRRRILESLDATDIK; this is translated from the coding sequence ATGAATTTTTGCCGTCACGATTTGTTATTTCTTACTGAACAGGGACGAAAAACGGCTTGGGAAAACCGTTTTATCCCCAACACAGAGGACCGTGAACCATGGGAACAGTTTTCAAACATTCCTGCAATCTTTCGCACACAGCGAACCAAAACACCCGCTGACTGGGTGGACGTGGGATTTTCCTATCCTCTGCGCCGTAACGGCGCCCGATACCGCATCGCGGCGTCGGTCCCACGTATGGAAGTCATACGGCGGATAACCCCTTGGGAAATTTCCGCGCCCGTACAAAGTGGGGGTATGCCTGCGCTGATCCTCGCTTGGACACTTCAGGAAACAGCCGCGAGCATGGGAATCCGCATTGGCTTTTTTGGATCGGCCGCTCTGCAGATTGTGACCGGCGAGGCTTATCTGCACCCCGACTCCGATCTGGATTTATTGCTTGATCGCGCTCCGCCGCAACAGCTGCAGGCCTACTTAAAGCTTGCCCAAATAGCGGAACGCCGCATGAGGGGGCGCACGGACATTGAACTGCATATTGGAAACGGACAGTTTATAAAACTCAAGGAGCTTTTTCAAGAACAGAAAACCATTCTTGTGAAAAGTAGCCAAGGCCCCACACTTGTATCCCGTCGCAGAATTCTGGAGAGCCTGGATGCGACCGATATAAAATAA
- the mdcC gene encoding malonate decarboxylase acyl carrier protein — MALQHLNFSFQGIPSASIPNEWAHSGVVGSGDLELLIYRRDQQGLVNVRICTPVRGFDHVWELVLGRFVAESGCGDLDIEINDNNATPFVVKLRLQQALAEARGEDL, encoded by the coding sequence ATGGCTTTACAGCATTTGAATTTTTCGTTTCAAGGAATCCCCAGCGCATCTATTCCAAATGAGTGGGCCCACAGTGGCGTCGTGGGATCCGGTGACTTGGAGCTGCTGATCTATCGCAGGGATCAGCAGGGCCTTGTCAATGTAAGAATTTGTACACCTGTACGGGGGTTTGACCACGTTTGGGAGCTTGTGCTTGGCCGCTTCGTAGCGGAAAGCGGCTGCGGCGATCTCGATATCGAGATCAACGATAATAACGCCACCCCCTTTGTCGTAAAACTGCGTCTCCAACAAGCTTTGGCGGAAGCCAGAGGGGAGGATCTCTGA
- a CDS encoding M20/M25/M40 family metallo-hydrolase, with product MNKYYDSVIAFVQAHREEMLEEWETLVNMEDHFSDPAATRKVRDWLQGQMEREGFSCQTFDDLAPGYTGPLVGILGKDRPGKPVIFSGHLDTVQPMGSFGEKPFFIEDGKAYGPGVLDMKGGIIIALYVVKALNSLGYRTRPIKFVFAAEEESSHTEEANRVTPFFTEQAGGALCAFNMETGPITNCLCTGRKAKYEWFVTVHGVGGHAGNDFARGRNALHEAAIKIAALSKLSDPEKGTTVTASVCHAGTAEVICSIPEVCEFIVETRFTCTEEQERILREMTAILTETYIEGTSTEFRRNTPQFLAFHPTGPILEFLDFLNSVAKENGFPEFGSVQLGGASDAGAIAASGIPTLCSCGVIGQFNHNPKEYAVVESLFDRTKLYTLAVLSLPSADAFV from the coding sequence ATGAATAAGTACTATGATTCCGTAATCGCTTTTGTGCAAGCACATCGCGAAGAAATGCTGGAAGAGTGGGAAACTCTGGTCAATATGGAGGATCATTTTTCCGATCCCGCGGCCACACGGAAAGTGCGTGACTGGCTGCAGGGCCAGATGGAACGGGAAGGGTTTTCCTGCCAGACCTTCGATGATTTAGCGCCAGGCTATACTGGTCCGCTGGTAGGCATCCTGGGCAAAGACCGTCCAGGAAAACCAGTGATATTCTCAGGGCATCTGGATACCGTACAGCCAATGGGCTCTTTCGGAGAAAAACCATTCTTTATAGAAGATGGAAAGGCTTATGGCCCCGGCGTCCTCGATATGAAGGGCGGCATCATCATCGCGCTCTATGTGGTCAAGGCGCTGAACAGTCTCGGCTATCGGACGCGGCCCATCAAATTCGTCTTTGCGGCGGAAGAGGAGAGTTCCCACACCGAGGAAGCCAACCGCGTCACCCCTTTCTTTACCGAGCAGGCCGGTGGCGCGCTGTGTGCCTTCAATATGGAGACCGGGCCCATCACCAACTGCCTGTGCACGGGGCGTAAAGCCAAATACGAGTGGTTTGTGACAGTGCACGGCGTGGGCGGCCATGCCGGCAACGACTTTGCGCGGGGCCGCAACGCCCTGCATGAGGCGGCGATCAAAATTGCCGCGCTGAGCAAGCTGAGCGACCCGGAAAAAGGGACGACCGTCACGGCGAGCGTCTGCCACGCGGGCACAGCGGAGGTGATCTGCTCGATCCCGGAAGTGTGCGAATTCATCGTGGAGACCCGCTTCACCTGCACGGAGGAACAGGAGCGCATCCTGCGGGAAATGACGGCCATTTTAACCGAGACGTACATTGAAGGCACCTCCACAGAATTCCGACGGAATACCCCCCAGTTTTTGGCGTTCCATCCCACTGGACCCATCCTGGAATTCCTGGATTTCCTGAACAGCGTGGCGAAGGAAAACGGTTTTCCGGAATTTGGATCGGTCCAGCTGGGCGGAGCTTCCGACGCAGGCGCCATTGCCGCTTCCGGGATCCCCACGCTGTGTTCCTGCGGCGTAATTGGGCAGTTCAATCACAATCCAAAGGAATATGCCGTTGTTGAATCCCTGTTTGACCGCACGAAACTTTACACGCTAGCCGTGCTTTCTCTGCCATCCGCCGACGCATTTGTCTGA